From Pseudomonas sp. G2-4:
CATTGGGTAGTGCTCGTCCTCATATTTTTCGATTAGCAAGGCAAGGATTTCCAGCTCATCGCCTTCAGCCGAACCGACGTCAGCACCCCAGAGTTGCTCGATGCGCGCAAAGGCTGCATTCAGGTCGTCTTGGCTGCGAATGGGCTTGATGTTCATACGGTCTCCGCATTGATTTGGTCGTACTGGGCATGGGTTCCGACGAACCGGACAAAACCGAGCTGACGCTGATAGTCGATCGCCAGAATGATTCGGTATTTGTTACCGCCGAATAATGCCACGTGGCGAGGGAGCTTGCTCCCGCTGGGCTGCGTAGCAGCCCCTGGTTTCAGCCCCGTTCGCCTCGCTCCAGGTGTCCGTCCGACCAGCTTATCCAGGCACTAGGCCTGCTGCACAAACGTCAGCCGCACAGCAAACCCAATCAAAAGACTCCCAAACAACCACTGTTGCACGCGCTGGGCCGAAGGCGAACGCTGAAGCCAGCGCCCAAGCGCGACACCTACCAGCGCATAGGCGCTATCAAATAATAAACCCACACTGACCAGCACCACGCCCAGGGTCGCAAACTGCCCCAGCACCGGTCCCCCCTGTGGATCGATGAACTGCGGCAACAGCACCGAGCAAAACAACAGTGCCTTGGGATTGAGCAAATTGGTTAGCAGACCGCGCCGAATCGCCTGGTACCAACGCCGCTTTCCGGCCTCGACACCGGCACCTTCAAAACTCGGCAACAACGTGGTCCTTAAGCATTGAAAACCGATCCATAACAGGTAGGCAGCCCCGGCCAGGCGTATCGCGTCAAAGGTCCAGGGCGCGGTCTTGAACAATGCCGAAAGCCCCAATGCGGCCAGCGCGACATGACATCCCCGGGCAACGCCGAGGCCCACTGCCGTCGCCAGCGCCGCGCTCTTGCCCTGGCGGGCACCGGTTTGCAGCAGCAGAATCATGTCCGGCCCGGGCAGCAAGTACGCCACCGTCAACGCCATCAGGAACAACCAGAGCTCTGCCATGCCACACCTCCCTTCATCGACGATTCAGTCGTGTCAGTCTAGGGCTGAGGGGCAGGGCAGGTGGTTGCGAAGTTAGCTTCTAAAGCTCAGGAAATTGGCATAACCTGCCATACACTCATGTCATTCCATCGGAAAATGCCAATTCATGAAACTGGATGCCTTCGATCGCAAAATCCTCGCCGCGCTGCAAAGGGACGGTCGCCTGAGCAACGTGCAACTGGCCGAAGAAATCGGCCTGTCCGCTTCCCCGTGCCTGCGCCGCGTGCGGATGCTCGAAGAAGCCGGAGTGATTCGCGGATATCAAGCCGTCCTCGACCGCGACGAAGTGGGCCTCGGGCTGACGATTTTTGTCGGCGTGAAGGTTGAGCGGCACAACGACGAACGAGCCGAAGCATTTCGCCAGGCGGTCACGGCGTTGCCGGAAGTGATTTCGGCGTTCCTGGTATCAGGCGAGTCGGATTTTCTGTTGCAAGTCGTGGTGCCGGATTTGCGCGCCTATGACCGCTTCGTCACCGGGCATTTGTTGAAGCTGCCGGGCATAAGTGACATCCGCAGCAACTTTGCGATTAATACGGTGAAGACGCCGGGGGCGTTGCCGTTGGGGCATTTGCCCGGGACCTGAGCAACGCACGACACAAATAGGCGGCCAAGCTACAAAAAGCAAACTCCGGCGTCAGGGAATCGTTAGTGATGTCCCACACCCAAAAATGCCGACCCGGCACACCCATGATTTGTGAGTTATCGATCACTCGGCCCTGTGCGACCTCATCGGCCGTTATGACCTCAAAATCCTATTTGGGCGAGTTGGTGGTTACGTCGTACTGTCCAGCTTGCCGCTGTATTTTTGCCTGGCTCAATCTTTATTTTGTAATCAGTACTCATCGCGGTTATTCCCGGAACTGTGCCTTCATTTCTTCGCAGATGTCCATCGTCCTTGCTTACCTGAGCGCAATTTTCCGGCGAGCCATGACAGCGTTATCGCCGGAATTGAGAGAACGGCCGCGTAGATGATACCGACACCTAGCAACGGGGATGTACCAGAAATCGCCAAAACCACTGGGATCTGAGAGAGCATGACGATTCCGCCTGCGGACCACTGGGAGCTTCTTAGCACTGCTCCAAGGATCACTGACAAAGCTAGTGCGGCGGGATAGATGATGGTCCAGTAACTAGCCAGGTCCCAAGGCTCCTCAGCCCCTGTTATTGCTGAAACAACAGTCCAGAAAAATAGGGACACAACGCAGGTAGCAATGAATGCCATGAACAATTCCTAGACCTTCGGAGCAAATCGGCTTTGGTCGTTATCGTAACGGTGGTTGATGGTCCAGTCTTTTTATTTTGTTCTTAACTACCCAGTGGAGTGGAAATGGGGACGTATTTATTTTGGACGGAGACGGGGGAGCCATCTATCTGCGCTCGGAGATCCCCTCACACTTCCCCAAATATCAGCCATAAAAAAACCGGCCACCATGGGCCGGTTTTTTAATCCCCCGTCAAAAAACATACGACGCGGTACCAGAATTCGATTGGAGCGGGTGAAGGGAATCGAACCCTCGTTATCAGCTTGGGAAGCTGGAGTAATGCCATTATACGACACCCGCTCAGAGCGGCTGACTTTGTACCAGATGTGGCCACGGATTTGAAGTTTTTCTTTACGTACGGCGAGGTCACTCGTCTACGCAAGTCTCAAACCAGAGCGGTCGTTCGCGGGCAAACCCCGTCGCTGAAAGCGCAGGGTGGGGGCTTGCTCGCGAAGACTCGGTTTCAGATAGCCAGTGCATGGGAGCCCTGTACGTAGCTGTAGCGCGGTCGACTTTCGTGGTGGGTCGGTTGCAGGAAGTCCATCAGGGCGTTGCGGCTGTCCCGGCAGGCGGCTTTGTGTTCCATGTCCAGGAAGTGCCCGGTGGCTTGCAGTGTGTTGAAGCTGCTGTGCTGCACGTGCTCGGCAAAGAGCTTGGCGTCATCGGCCGCGGTGTATTCGTCCCATTCGCCGTTCAGGAACAGCACTGGCACGTTGATTTTTTTCGCAGCGTTCACATAGCACAGCCGGTCGCTGTGGAGCACATCGCTGATATGAAAATGCATCTGCCCGTACTCATGCTCGGCCAGGCTGCTGACGTGGCGATAGTTGAAGCGCTTGAACAGCGGCGGCAGGTGTTTGCCAATGGTGCTGTTGACCAAGTGCCCGACACGGTCGCCGTCCAGGCTACCCAAGTAATCCACGCCGCGCTCCAGGTAGTCGCGCATTGGCGCATTGAGTACCGGTGAGAACGAGCTGATCACCGCTTTTTCGATGCGCCGTGGGCGTTGCGCCAAGGCGGTCAGCGTGGCGGCGCCGCCCCAGGAAAACGACAGCACATGCTCGGCGGCAAAGTGATCGATCAGTTCCAGGAGGATCTGGCCTTCGACCTCTTTCGTCAGCATTTTCTCATGCCGGTTGTGGGCTTTGGACTTGCCCGCGTAGGGCTGGTCGTAGAGCACGACGTTGAATTGTGGGTAGAGGTTTTTGGCGGTCTGTGCAAACGACGCAGTGGTGGCCATCGAGCCGTTGACCAGAATGATGGTCTTTTGTGCGGCGTCTGCGCGATAGAACTCCGTGTAAACCCGATACTGACCCTGTATATCCAACACAGCGATTTCTGGCCTCATGTCATAAGACTCCTGGCAAGCGGGTATGCGCGCAATGAGATTGCACGAGCAATGTGACAGGTAGGCATACGCCTGGAAGATAAGGCCCATGTCGATCCAAAGAAGACGGTCGACGGGTGTTGTTATAGGCGGGCAGTCTGCCGGAGGGATAAGGCGGAACCTGAGGGTTCGAGCCGGCAAAAAGTTTCTTGGAAGTATGTTGTGACTCATCGGTCACATTTCGGCCGACGGTTTGATTCAAGCAGGGGGGCGAGGGTTGTGCAAGTGCCTATTTGAAAATTGTTCGACACTTCTGCCCGACGGTCATCGACTCAGATCAGGCTGATCTCTTCAGGCGTCAAGGCGCGGTACTGACCGGGCTCGAGGTCGGCATCCAGCAGCAGTGGCCCCATGCGTTCACGGTGCAGGCGCAGCACCTTGTTATCGAAGTGGCCGAACATGCGCTTGACCTGGTGATAGCGTCCTTCAACGATGCTCAGTCGCGCTGATTTTGGCCCCAATAGCGCCAGCTCCGCCGGCTGGGTGGTGAGGTCTTCGAAGGCAAAGTACAAACCGCGGGCGAAGGTGACGGCGTATTCAGCGGTGATGGCTTGCTCGGTTTCGACGTAATAGACCTTGGGCAATTTGGTCTGCGGTTGAGTCAGGCGCCGCGACCAGTTGCCATCGTTGGTGATCAGCATCAGTCCGGTGGTGTTGAAGTCCAGGCGTCCGGCGATGTGCAGGTCGTCCTTGTCCGGTTCATTCAGCAGGTCCAGCACGGTGCGGTGCTGCGGGTCGCGGGTCGCGCTCACGCAGCCGGGTGGCTTGTGCAGCATGAAATAGCGCGCTGGTCGGCCCGCTTGCAGCACTTCGCTGTCTACTTCGACGCGGCTGAACTCACGCACTTGTGCATGGGAATCGCTGACGGCCTGACCGTCGATTCGCACCCGACGTTCCACCAGCATCAGTCGGACCTGTTGGCGATTGAAACGCGGCAAATTGCTGAGGAAGCGGTCAACACGCATGGGCAGTTCAGGCAAGAGAACGGAGGGCGCGCATCTTACGCGATCGGCCGGGGCTTGGCTTGCAGTTGGTCTTGGACCTGGGCGCAGCGCGGGCACAGGCAGGATTGATCGCGCAGTTCGGCTGGCAAGGCCTCCAGCACGGCCGGGTCGATACTCACGCCGTAACACCAGCAGGCTCGGTCGACGGTTTTCGGATTGGCCAGGGTGCAGTCGTTGGTGGCGCCGCAGGCTGGGCAAAGCTCAGGATTATTCATAGCTGGAGTGAGGCGATTCCACGCAGGTTCGGTTGCGTCCGGTCTGCCGGGCGCGTTGCAGCGCATGATCGGTCCGCAACAGCAGACTGTGCAAGACGTCTTTATCCTGCAAGGTGGTGAGCCCAATGCTGACAGTCACCAACAGTTGTTTGCCACTGCAGAAGTAGCGCTGTGTTTCGATGCGTTGACGAATTTTCTCGGCGATGTTCAGGCCGGTCTTTCCATCGGTGTCCTTGAGCAGTACGACAAAGGCCTCGGCACTCCAGCGACACACAATGTCCGATTGCCGCAGGCTTTCAGTCAGGTCGCGAGCGAGCCCGGCCAGCAGTTGATCGGTGGCGATGTGACCGTGACTGGCGTCCAGCCGCTTGAAATCATCCAGCTCCAGCAACAGCGCGGTCATAGGTTTGGGTTCGCGCTGGGCTTCGTGCAGGGCTTGCACCGCCAGCAGGTCGAAACCGCGGCGGTTCGGCAGTTCGGTCAGGCTGTCGAGAATGGTTTGGGCGTCGATGCGGTGTTGGTAGTCATTGATCATTCGATACAACAGGGCCAAAACCGCCAACGTCACCAGCAGACCCAGCAAAAGATTCAGGTACAACGCCTTGAGGATGTTGTCCCGTACCGAAGTATGGGCTGCGTAATAGCCCAGCAATGAAATGATCAGGAAACCTGCACCAAGCAGCGCCACCACGGCCAGCAGCGGCTTGCGCTGGGAATACAACGGCAAACGAAGCGACATGGCGATTCCCTTGGCTAGGACCCAATGGAGTCAGTTTAGTGGCCTTGTGGGAAAAGGTGCTCGGATTTGTAGGGTTTGTCGGATTGTGGCGAGGGAGCTTGCTCCCGCTGGGCTGAGAAGCGGTCCCAAAAAGCGTCTGCTTCGCAGCCGAGCGGGAGCAAGCTCCCTCGCCACAGGTTCCGCTTTATTCCAGGCTACGCAGATAGGTCCGCCATCCCCCCAGATGGCTGATGTCTCGGGCTCCCTCCAAACCATACGCCTCGCAAATGAATCCGCTTTCCCAGCGGCCATCGGCCAATTGCACCTTGCCCAGCCCCAGTGGCGCGGGGATGCCGGTCAGGAACGAGCCTAGTTCGCTGCTCGGCAGTTCCCAGACCTCCACCTCGATCGCCACGCCGCCCTCGCTGACACGAAGCATCCCGGGTCGCAGGGGCGGGCCGCCGGCCAAGGCATAGAGGCGGTAATCCGCTGAGCTCTGGGTGGCCTCGATCAGACGGGCACCGCGTTGCTTGAGCTGCCAATTCAGCGCCAACCCGTCCAGGTGCGCGCCGCACACCACCAGCCGCGCCCGGTCGTGGCGCGCAGGGTTGGCGGGAACGGGCAGGGCCTTGTCCTGTTGACGCTGCAAGGCATCGGCAACGCTCAAGAGGTATTGATCGGTGAACGCTTGGCCGAACAGTGTCACGCCCCACGGCAAGCCGTTGGCCATGAACGCGCAGGGAACGGCGACGGCGGCGTAGTCCAGCAGGTTCATGAAATTGGTGTAGTAACCCAGTTCTGAGTTGCGCAGCACCGGTTCGGCGCTGAGTTCGGCGAGGGTCACCGGGCGTCCGATGGTTGGTGTGAGGACGCAATCAAGCGCGTCGATGGCGCGGTCGCATTGGGCTTTGAGCGCTTGCAGACGGTAGCGGGCGCGGAAGGTTTGTACGCCATCTACCGTAGGCGCTTTGGCCAATACGGCGCGGATGACGGGCAGTACGGCCTCGGGCTCGCGTTCCATCAAGGGGCCGGCAACACTGTAGCGCTCGGCCACCCACGGTCCTTCATAAAGCAGTCGTGCGGCTTCCAGGAATGGCGACAGGTCCAGTTCCACCGCTTCGCCACCCAGGCGTTCGAGTCGCTCGACGGCCTCGAGGAATAGAGACGGACTTTCAGGGCAGCCGAAAAACTCCAGGTCTTGCTGGCGCGGCACACCGAAGCGAAAGCGTCGGGGCACACCGAACGCAAAGCCATCGTTCCACTGCGGGTTGTTGCGGCTGTAGTCGTCACAAGGATCTGGGCGGGCCGTCAGCGCCAACAGCTGGCTGGCTTCCCTCGCCGTCGCCGTGAAGGTCGTGACGCAGTCCAGCGTGCGACAGGCCGGGACCACGCCCGCCGTGGAGATCAATCCCAGGGTGGCTTTCAATCCCACCAGGTTGTTCAGTGCGGCTGGCACCCGACCGGAGCCGGCGGTATCGGTGCCCAAGGCAAAACTGGCCACGCCCAAGGCCACCGCCAGGGACGAACCGGCGCTCGAACCGCCTGCCGGATAGTCGGGCAGCACGCTGTTGCGACAGGCGCCGTAAGGTGAGCGGGTGCCATTGAGCCCGGTGGCGAATTGGTCGAGGTTGGTCTTGCCCAAGGGGATCGCGCCGAGTGCCAGCAACTGCTCGACGATGGTGGCCGAACGTGGCGGTACGTAGGCAAACGAAGGGCAGGCGGCAGTGGTGGGAATGCCGGCCAGGTCGATGTTGTCCTTGATGGCAAAAGGTACGCCGTACAGCGGCAGGCTCTCCAGGTCGCGGCCTTCCAACGCGGCCAGGTAGGGTTCCAGTTCCTCGGCCGTCAGCAGGTGAATGAACAGGTGATAGTCCGGGTTCAGCGCCGCGGCTTTTTCCCGCAGATCCAACAGCAATTTACGCGGCGTCAGTTCGCCGCTGCGGTAGGCATTGCGCAGGTCGTCCAAGCGAAGGGAGAAGTTCATGGGGTTAATCCTTTGATTGAGTTCAGTCACGTTCCAGCACCACGACGCGCTGTCCGGCGCGCACCGCCGAACCGGGCTGGACGCGCACCTCGCGTACCACGCCGGCCGAGGGCGCAAGCACCGGGATTTCCATCTTCATCGATTCCAGGATGACCAGCACATCGCCGGCCTCGACCCGAGCACCAACCTCCACCTGAACCTGCCAGAGGTTACCGGCGATGTGGCTGTCGACGCTCAGTTGACCCTCGGTCAGCAGCGAGTCTTCGCTCGGCGCGCTGGCCGGTTCTTCGCTGTCGAAATGTGCCTGGCCACTGGCGATCCAACGCTCGCGCTCGGCGTCGAAGGCGCCTTGTTGCCGTTGCCGGAACGCGGCGATGCTGTCGGCCTCCTGTGCCAGGAAACGCTGGTAATCAGCGAGGTTGAGTTGGCTATGCTCGATCTCCAGGTCGAAGCGGCCCAGCGGGAAATCCCGGCGGATTCGCAACAGCTCCTCGGCGCTGACCGGGTAGAAGCGGATCTGGTCGAAAAACCGCAGCAGCCAGGGCTTGCCGTCGAATGCGGCGACGTCCCGATAACGATTCCACATCTGCAACGTGCGCCCGACGAACTGATAGCCGCCCGGACCTTCCATGCCGTACACGCACATATAGGCGCCACCGATGCCCACCGAGTTTTCCGCGGTCCAGGTCCGGGCCGGGTTGTATTTGGTGGTCACCAGCCGATGCCGTGGGTCCAGTGGCGTGGCGACCGGCGCACCGAGGTAGACGTCCCCCAGGCCCATCACCAGGTAGCTGGCGTCGAACACCGTGCGCTGCACTTCATCGAGGTTGGGCAGGTCGTTGATGCGTCGGATGAACTCCAGGTTGCTCGGGCACCAGGGCGCGTCCTTGCGCACGGTGGTCATGTATTTTTCGATGGCGAGCTGGCAGGCCGGATCGTCCCAGGACAATGGCAGGTGGACGATGCGCGACGGCACTTGCAGATCCTGCGCGGCGCACACGGCGTCCCACTGACCGGCGACGATGCTCAGTAGATCGACCAGGGGCAATTGCTCGGGTTGGTAATGCACTTGCAGCGAGCGAATGCCCGGCGTCAGGTCGATCACGCCGTGCAGGTGTTTGTGTTCCAAAGCTTGCATCAAGGCGTGGGCGCGAAAGCGCAGCACCAGGTCCAGTTCGGGGGCGCCGATTTCCAGCAGTAGATGGGTGTCGCCGGATAGTCTTGCCACCAGGCGGGTATCATCCTGGCCAATATCCAGCACCACAGGCGACACGACCCCCCGTGGGAGCGAGCTTGCTCGCGATAGCGGAGGGACATCCAACATCGAGGTCACTGACTGACCGCCATCGCGAGCAAACTCGCTCCCACACTGATCCCATTTCAAGGCGAGTGATCGGGCGGTTGATATATCCACCGGCACAAACCGCACCTTGTCCCCAGCCTTGAGTTGCCCCAATTGCCAAAGGTCCGCCTCGATCACCGTCACCGGGCAGACGAAGCCGCCCAGGCTTGGGCCGTCGGGGCCGAGGATGACCGGCATGTCGCCGGTGAAGTCCACGGCGCCGATGGCGTAGGGGTTGTCATGGATGTTGGACGGATGCAGCCCTGCCTCGCCACCGTCGGCGCGTACCCATTCAGGTTTCGGCCCGATCAGTCGTACGCCGGTGCGGCTGGAGTTGAAGTGTACTTCCCAGGCGGTGTCGAAGAACGTCTGGATGTAGCGCTCGGTGAAGTATTCGGGCGCGCCGTGGGGGCCGTAGATCACGCGGATCTGGCGCACGGTTGGCAGCTCCAGGATCGGCGCGCTCGTGGGTGCCAGCGTCGAGTGCTCATCCAGCGGCGCCAGGTGCAACACGTCGCCGGTACACAACGCTCGTCCGCCATGGCCGCCAAACTGGCCGAGGGTAAACGTGCTTTTACTGCCCAGGTAATCCGGCACTTGCACGCCACCTTGCAGGCACAAGTAGCTGCGCGCGCCGGCCCCAGAGATGTTGCCGATTGCCAGGGTGGCGCCGGCACAAATCGACAACGGCGTATTCATCGGCACGGCTTCACCGTCCAGGGCGAGGGCAATCACCGCGCCGGTCACGGCGACCCGGGCATTGCAGTTGAAGCGCAGCAGAGGCCCGTTCATGGTGATTTCCAACGCCGCGGCCCCTTCTTCATTACCCAGCAGGCGATTGCCCAGGCGCAGCGAACGGCTGTCCATTGGCCCCGATGGCGGAACACCCACCGCCCAGTAACCGAGGCGACCGGGATAGTCCTGGATGCTGGTCTGGGTGCCGGGGCTGAGCACTTCAACGGTGTTGGCGCGATAGACCAGCGCCTCCAGGCAGCGGGTCCAGGGCTGGCCGTTGGCAAACGGTGCATCGAGCAGAATCTGTTGCAGGTAGTCGCGATTGGTTTCGACGCCGTACAGCAGGCTTTCGTCCAGCGCTTGATACAAGCCCAGGCGCGCCTGCTCGCGGGTTGGCGCCCAGCGAATGACTTTGGCGATCATCGGGTCGAAGTAGGGCGGGATCTGGCAACCGGCCTCGACCCAGGTGTCGATGCGCAACTGTTTGCCGTCGCATTGCGGGAATTGCACAGCGGTCAGCAAGCCGGGGCTGGGCTGGAAATCCCGGCCCGGATCTTCGGCGTACAGGCGTGCCTGAATCGCGTGGCCCTCGGCTTTCAAACCCTGGCTCAACTCCCTCAGTGGCGGCAGATCACCGGCAGCCAGTTGCACCATCCAACGCACCAGGTCCACGTCCCATACTTGCTCGGTGACGCCGTGCTCCACTTGCAGGCGGGTGTTCACTTCCAGGAAGTAAAAGCGCCCCGCGTCGCTGTCGAACACGAACTCCACGGTGCCGGCGCTGCGGTAGTTCACGGCCTTGGCCAGTTGGATCGCCGCTGCGCAGAGCGCGTCGGCCATGCCCTCGGGCAGGTTCGGCGCTGGCGTTTCTTCGAGGACTTTCTGGTTGCGCCGCTGCACTGAGCAGTCGCGCACGCCCAAGGCGATGACCTCGCCCGCGCCATCGCCGAATACCTGTACTTCTAGATGTCGCGCACGTTCGATGTACTTCTCGATGAACACGCCGGCATCGCTGAAGTTGTTCTGGCCCAGGCGCTTGACGGCTTCAAAGGATTCGCTCAGCTCGGCGGCACTGCGGCAAACGCGCATGCCGATTCCGCCGCCGCCAGCGGTACTTTTGAGCATCACCGGATAGCCGATCTGGGTGCCGGCCAACAGCGCGGCGTCGAGGCTGTCGAGCAGTTCGGTGCCTTCGAGCAGTGGCACACCGTGTTGCCGAGCCAGGTCGCGGG
This genomic window contains:
- a CDS encoding LysE family translocator, which encodes MAELWLFLMALTVAYLLPGPDMILLLQTGARQGKSAALATAVGLGVARGCHVALAALGLSALFKTAPWTFDAIRLAGAAYLLWIGFQCLRTTLLPSFEGAGVEAGKRRWYQAIRRGLLTNLLNPKALLFCSVLLPQFIDPQGGPVLGQFATLGVVLVSVGLLFDSAYALVGVALGRWLQRSPSAQRVQQWLFGSLLIGFAVRLTFVQQA
- a CDS encoding Lrp/AsnC family transcriptional regulator; its protein translation is MKLDAFDRKILAALQRDGRLSNVQLAEEIGLSASPCLRRVRMLEEAGVIRGYQAVLDRDEVGLGLTIFVGVKVERHNDERAEAFRQAVTALPEVISAFLVSGESDFLLQVVVPDLRAYDRFVTGHLLKLPGISDIRSNFAINTVKTPGALPLGHLPGT
- a CDS encoding alpha/beta hydrolase; amino-acid sequence: MRPEIAVLDIQGQYRVYTEFYRADAAQKTIILVNGSMATTASFAQTAKNLYPQFNVVLYDQPYAGKSKAHNRHEKMLTKEVEGQILLELIDHFAAEHVLSFSWGGAATLTALAQRPRRIEKAVISSFSPVLNAPMRDYLERGVDYLGSLDGDRVGHLVNSTIGKHLPPLFKRFNYRHVSSLAEHEYGQMHFHISDVLHSDRLCYVNAAKKINVPVLFLNGEWDEYTAADDAKLFAEHVQHSSFNTLQATGHFLDMEHKAACRDSRNALMDFLQPTHHESRPRYSYVQGSHALAI
- a CDS encoding pseudouridine synthase, which gives rise to MRVDRFLSNLPRFNRQQVRLMLVERRVRIDGQAVSDSHAQVREFSRVEVDSEVLQAGRPARYFMLHKPPGCVSATRDPQHRTVLDLLNEPDKDDLHIAGRLDFNTTGLMLITNDGNWSRRLTQPQTKLPKVYYVETEQAITAEYAVTFARGLYFAFEDLTTQPAELALLGPKSARLSIVEGRYHQVKRMFGHFDNKVLRLHRERMGPLLLDADLEPGQYRALTPEEISLI
- a CDS encoding cysteine-rich CWC family protein, whose amino-acid sequence is MNNPELCPACGATNDCTLANPKTVDRACWCYGVSIDPAVLEALPAELRDQSCLCPRCAQVQDQLQAKPRPIA
- the atzF gene encoding allophanate hydrolase encodes the protein MNFSLRLDDLRNAYRSGELTPRKLLLDLREKAAALNPDYHLFIHLLTAEELEPYLAALEGRDLESLPLYGVPFAIKDNIDLAGIPTTAACPSFAYVPPRSATIVEQLLALGAIPLGKTNLDQFATGLNGTRSPYGACRNSVLPDYPAGGSSAGSSLAVALGVASFALGTDTAGSGRVPAALNNLVGLKATLGLISTAGVVPACRTLDCVTTFTATAREASQLLALTARPDPCDDYSRNNPQWNDGFAFGVPRRFRFGVPRQQDLEFFGCPESPSLFLEAVERLERLGGEAVELDLSPFLEAARLLYEGPWVAERYSVAGPLMEREPEAVLPVIRAVLAKAPTVDGVQTFRARYRLQALKAQCDRAIDALDCVLTPTIGRPVTLAELSAEPVLRNSELGYYTNFMNLLDYAAVAVPCAFMANGLPWGVTLFGQAFTDQYLLSVADALQRQQDKALPVPANPARHDRARLVVCGAHLDGLALNWQLKQRGARLIEATQSSADYRLYALAGGPPLRPGMLRVSEGGVAIEVEVWELPSSELGSFLTGIPAPLGLGKVQLADGRWESGFICEAYGLEGARDISHLGGWRTYLRSLE
- the uca gene encoding urea carboxylase, whose product is MFEKILIANRGAIACRILRTLRELKVQGVAVYSQADAASLHILQADEAHSLGEGAAANTYLAVDKLLAIAKSSGATAIHPGYGFLSENAAFAEACEAVGIAFIGPTPQQLRVFGLKHTARDLARQHGVPLLEGTELLDSLDAALLAGTQIGYPVMLKSTAGGGGIGMRVCRSAAELSESFEAVKRLGQNNFSDAGVFIEKYIERARHLEVQVFGDGAGEVIALGVRDCSVQRRNQKVLEETPAPNLPEGMADALCAAAIQLAKAVNYRSAGTVEFVFDSDAGRFYFLEVNTRLQVEHGVTEQVWDVDLVRWMVQLAAGDLPPLRELSQGLKAEGHAIQARLYAEDPGRDFQPSPGLLTAVQFPQCDGKQLRIDTWVEAGCQIPPYFDPMIAKVIRWAPTREQARLGLYQALDESLLYGVETNRDYLQQILLDAPFANGQPWTRCLEALVYRANTVEVLSPGTQTSIQDYPGRLGYWAVGVPPSGPMDSRSLRLGNRLLGNEEGAAALEITMNGPLLRFNCNARVAVTGAVIALALDGEAVPMNTPLSICAGATLAIGNISGAGARSYLCLQGGVQVPDYLGSKSTFTLGQFGGHGGRALCTGDVLHLAPLDEHSTLAPTSAPILELPTVRQIRVIYGPHGAPEYFTERYIQTFFDTAWEVHFNSSRTGVRLIGPKPEWVRADGGEAGLHPSNIHDNPYAIGAVDFTGDMPVILGPDGPSLGGFVCPVTVIEADLWQLGQLKAGDKVRFVPVDISTARSLALKWDQCGSEFARDGGQSVTSMLDVPPLSRASSLPRGVVSPVVLDIGQDDTRLVARLSGDTHLLLEIGAPELDLVLRFRAHALMQALEHKHLHGVIDLTPGIRSLQVHYQPEQLPLVDLLSIVAGQWDAVCAAQDLQVPSRIVHLPLSWDDPACQLAIEKYMTTVRKDAPWCPSNLEFIRRINDLPNLDEVQRTVFDASYLVMGLGDVYLGAPVATPLDPRHRLVTTKYNPARTWTAENSVGIGGAYMCVYGMEGPGGYQFVGRTLQMWNRYRDVAAFDGKPWLLRFFDQIRFYPVSAEELLRIRRDFPLGRFDLEIEHSQLNLADYQRFLAQEADSIAAFRQRQQGAFDAERERWIASGQAHFDSEEPASAPSEDSLLTEGQLSVDSHIAGNLWQVQVEVGARVEAGDVLVILESMKMEIPVLAPSAGVVREVRVQPGSAVRAGQRVVVLERD